In Panthera tigris isolate Pti1 chromosome D2, P.tigris_Pti1_mat1.1, whole genome shotgun sequence, one DNA window encodes the following:
- the BBIP1 gene encoding BBSome-interacting protein 1 — translation MAEVKSMFREVLPKQGQLSVEDITTMVLCKPKLLPLKSLTLEKLEKMQQAAQDTIRQQEMAEKEQQQIIH, via the exons ATGGCGGAAGTGAAGTCAATGTTCCGGGAAGTCCTTCCAAAACAAG GGCAGCTGTCTGTGGAAGATATAACCACAATGGTGCTGTGTAAACCCAAACTTTTACCCTTAAAATCTCTGACTCtggaaaaattggagaaaatgcAGCAAGCAGCCCAGGATACGATTCGCCAACAAGAAATGGCAGAAAAGGAACAACAGCAAATAATTCACTGA
- the PDCD4 gene encoding programmed cell death protein 4, which translates to MDVENEQILNVNPTDPDNLSDSLFSGDEENAGTEEIKNEINGNWISASSINEARINAKAKRRLRKNSSRDSGRGDSVSDNGSEALRSGVTVPTSPKGRLLDRRSRSGKGRGLPKKGGAGGKGVWGTPGQVYDVEEVDVKDPNYDDDQENCVYETVVLPLDETAFEKTLTPIIQEYFEHGDTNEVAEMLRDLNLGEMKSGVPVLAVSLALEGKASHREMTSKLLSDLCGTVMSTNDVEKSFDKLLKDLPELALDTPRAPQLVGQFIARAVGDGILCNTYIDSYKGTVDCVQARAALDKATVLLSMSKGGKRKDSVWGSGGGQQSVNHLVKEIDMLLKEYLLSGDISEAEHCLKELEVPHFHHELVYEAIVMVLESTGESAFKMILNLLKSLWKSSTITLDQMKRGYERIYNEIPDINLDVPHSYSVLERFVEECFQAGIISKQLRDLCPSRGRKRFVSEGDGGRLKPESY; encoded by the exons ATGGATGTAGAAAATGAGCAGATACTGAATGTAAACCCCACAG aTCCTGATAATTTAAGTGACTCTCTCTTTTCTGGTGATGAAGAAAATGCTGGgactgaggaaataaaaaatgagataaatggaAATTGGATTTCGGCATCCTCTATTAATGAAGCTAGAATTAATGCCAAGGCAAAAAGGCGCCTGAGGAAAAACTCATCCCGGGACTCTGGCAGAGGCGATTCAGTCAGTGATAATGGAAGTGAAGCCCTTAGAAGTGGAGTAACTGTACCAACCAGTCCAAAGGGAAGGTTGCTAGATAGGCGATCCAGATCTGGGAAAGGAAGGGGACTGCCAAAGAAAG GTGGAGCAGGAGGCAAAGGTGTCTGGGGTACACCTGGACAGGTATATGATGTGGAGGAGGTGGATGTGAAAGATCCTAACTATGATGATGACCAG GAAAACTGTGTTTATGAAACTGTAGTTTTGCCTTTGGATGAAACAGCATTTGAGAAGACTTTAACACCAATCATACAGGAATATTTTGAGCACGGAGATACTAATGAAGTTGCG gaAATGCTAAGAGATTTAAATCTTGGTGAAATGAAAAGTGGAGTACCAGTGTTGGCAGTTTCCTTGGCATTGGAGGGAAAGGCTAGTCATAGAGAAATGACATCTAAGCTTCTTTCTGACCTGTGTGGGACAGTAATGAGCACAAATGatgtagaaaaatcatttgacaaattaTTGAAAGATCTACCTGAATTGGCATTGGATACTCCTAGAGCACCACAG ttggtTGGCCAGTTTATTGCTAGAGCTGTTGGAGATGGAATTTTGTGTAATACCTATATTGATAGTTACAAAGGAACTGTAGACTGTGTACAGGCTAG AGCTGCTCTGGACAAGGCTACTGTGCTTCTGAGTATGTCTAAAGGTGGAAAGCGCAAAGACAGTGTGTGGGGCTCTGGAGGTGGGCAGCAGTCTGTTAACCACCTTGTTAAAGAG atTGATATGCTGCTGAAAGAGTATTTACTCTCTGGAGATATATCTGAAGCTGAACATTGCCTTAAGGAACTGGAAGTACCTCATTTTCACCATGAGCTTGTATATGAA GCTATTGTAATGGTTTTAGAGTCAACTGGAGAAAGTGCATTTAAGatgattttgaatttattaaaatctctttggaaatcTTCTACCATTACTCTAGACCAAATGAAAAGA gGTTATGAGAGAATTTACAATGAAATTCCAGACATTAATTTGGATGTCCCACATTCATACTCTGTGCTTGAACGATTTGTAGAAGAATGTTTTCAGGCTGGAATAATTTCCAAACAACTCAGAGATCTTTGTCCTTCaag GGGCAGAAAACGTTTTGTAAGTGAAGGAGATGGAGGTCGCCTTAAACCAGAGAGCTACTGA